The following proteins are encoded in a genomic region of Clostridium kluyveri:
- a CDS encoding CAP domain-containing protein has translation MNKKIKLLIASLIIASGIPTVIPTMAKAASNTCSSPVVQQVSLKYDLNNYSQLKNCLKNYTVVTSKNACKNNNSTTKPTTNNNGTSTTKPTENTGNTGNTGNTGQTSTTTKPTENSGQTSTISAEANEVIRLVNVERSKNGLSPLKANAELSKVATAKAQDMIDNSYFSHTSPTYGSPFDMMKKFGISYTAAGENIAYGQKDAAEVMNSWMNSSGHRANILNSNFTEIGVGVAKDKNGTPYWVQMFINPGK, from the coding sequence ATGAATAAAAAAATCAAATTGTTAATTGCGTCATTAATTATTGCATCAGGCATACCAACTGTTATTCCTACTATGGCAAAAGCAGCATCAAACACTTGCAGTAGTCCAGTAGTTCAGCAGGTTTCATTGAAATATGATTTAAATAACTATTCCCAGCTTAAGAATTGTCTAAAAAACTACACAGTTGTTACTTCAAAAAATGCTTGTAAAAATAATAATTCTACTACTAAGCCAACAACAAACAACAATGGAACCAGTACTACTAAACCAACAGAAAATACCGGAAACACCGGTAATACAGGAAATACTGGACAAACTTCCACTACCACTAAGCCGACAGAAAATAGTGGACAAACTTCTACCATAAGTGCAGAAGCAAATGAAGTAATTAGATTAGTTAATGTAGAAAGAAGTAAAAATGGACTATCTCCGCTTAAGGCAAATGCTGAATTATCCAAAGTAGCCACAGCAAAAGCTCAAGATATGATTGACAATAGTTATTTCAGTCACACTTCTCCTACATATGGCTCACCTTTTGATATGATGAAGAAATTTGGTATAAGCTATACAGCAGCAGGAGAAAATATTGCTTACGGACAAAAAGATGCAGCAGAAGTAATGAATTCCTGGATGAATTCTTCAGGTCATAGAGCAAACATATTAAATTCTAATTTCACAGAAATTGGAGTTGGAGTTGCTAAAGATAAAAATGGAACTCCATATTGGGTTCAGATGTTCATAAATCCCGGAAAATAA
- a CDS encoding type 1 glutamine amidotransferase has protein sequence MRIAEFIHDNDYPKLTNLDYWLKDNLNYETKKIVIDEHTRFSEIKDFDLIVLHGGIQHLWDKEQDPWLYKEIEYIKWALNNNKAVIGFCLGSQIIAEALGEMVYKAHKEEIGWFRVQLRAEAEEHILLKDLGQNFISFMCHSDHYDLPENCSSLAFTETAKNQIFVSNKFPTIGFQFHPEYTLKNIKVLLETFNDKDCFGEEYRLRKVNIIEQTKAFSSTYGLFKKLMDNSLKWFFK, from the coding sequence ATGAGAATAGCTGAATTTATACATGATAATGACTATCCTAAGCTCACAAATTTAGATTATTGGTTAAAAGATAATTTAAATTATGAAACTAAGAAAATAGTTATAGATGAACACACTAGATTTTCTGAAATTAAAGACTTCGATTTAATAGTACTTCATGGTGGAATACAGCATCTATGGGATAAAGAACAGGATCCATGGCTTTATAAAGAAATTGAATATATTAAGTGGGCATTAAATAACAATAAAGCAGTGATAGGATTTTGTCTTGGAAGTCAGATTATTGCGGAAGCTTTGGGAGAAATGGTGTACAAAGCCCATAAGGAAGAAATAGGATGGTTTAGAGTACAGCTTAGAGCTGAGGCAGAAGAACATATTTTATTGAAAGATCTTGGACAAAATTTTATATCTTTTATGTGCCATTCAGATCACTATGATCTTCCTGAAAATTGTAGTTCCTTAGCCTTTACAGAGACAGCAAAAAATCAGATTTTTGTTAGCAATAAGTTTCCAACTATTGGTTTTCAATTTCATCCTGAATATACGCTGAAAAATATCAAAGTATTACTTGAAACTTTTAACGATAAAGATTGTTTTGGAGAAGAATATAGGTTAAGAAAGGTAAACATAATTGAACAAACAAAGGCATTTTCAAGTACATATGGTTTATTTAAAAAATTAATGGACAATTCTCTAAAATGGTTTTTTAAATAA
- a CDS encoding APC family permease, translated as MSNIKKNNFEENKVGLKSEYLSFIEILAQSVGSIAPTASLAFVIPLVYGTAGNGTWLAYAFALIAILFVAINLNQFTSRSASSGSLYMYIVSGLGPTVGFISGWALLLAYGLTTSAVLSGFINFANVLLQYLGINIPLVALGIVGAATAWYVAYKDIKLSAKLTLILEAVSIISISILGIIVVVHNGFKIDLAQLTLKDVSPSSIRIGLVIAFFSYVGFESASSLGEEAKRPLYTIPKAVLVSSAIVGILFIIFAYIEVLGYIGSKIKLNEAQAPLTTLANLNSVGFFGVIISLGTLFSFWASFLACANAGARVLFSIGRHGIVNSSMSNVHKNNKTPHISIALISLIATVIPIILICLHNGIFDIYGWLGTIATFGFLFNYALVTIASPVYLYKEKELKPKHIIVSIVTFIILLIPIVGSIYPLPVYPYNIFPFMFLAWLAAGAIWFFICKAKNPNLVSDIEVNVKDINEQFKIDRKKSAI; from the coding sequence ATGAGTAATATTAAAAAAAATAATTTTGAAGAAAATAAAGTGGGTTTAAAATCAGAATATTTATCTTTTATTGAGATATTGGCACAATCTGTTGGAAGCATTGCACCTACTGCTTCTTTAGCATTTGTTATACCTCTGGTTTATGGTACTGCAGGTAATGGTACCTGGCTTGCATATGCTTTTGCACTTATAGCCATATTATTTGTAGCAATAAATTTAAATCAGTTTACATCAAGATCTGCATCCTCAGGATCTTTATACATGTATATTGTCAGCGGACTTGGACCTACAGTGGGATTTATATCAGGATGGGCACTTCTGCTGGCATATGGGCTTACTACAAGTGCAGTTTTAAGTGGTTTTATAAATTTTGCAAATGTACTGCTTCAGTATCTGGGAATTAATATTCCACTTGTTGCATTAGGTATAGTTGGTGCAGCCACTGCATGGTATGTGGCATATAAAGATATAAAACTATCAGCTAAACTTACCCTCATATTAGAGGCTGTTTCAATAATATCCATATCTATTTTAGGTATCATTGTAGTAGTTCATAATGGCTTCAAAATAGATTTGGCACAATTAACCCTTAAGGATGTTTCACCTTCGAGCATTAGAATAGGGCTTGTAATTGCATTTTTTAGTTATGTTGGATTTGAAAGTGCATCCTCTCTTGGGGAAGAAGCAAAAAGACCATTATACACCATTCCAAAGGCAGTATTAGTTAGTTCGGCTATAGTAGGAATTTTATTTATTATATTTGCATATATAGAAGTCCTTGGGTATATTGGAAGTAAAATTAAATTAAATGAAGCGCAAGCACCTCTTACCACTCTAGCAAATTTAAATTCTGTTGGTTTCTTTGGAGTAATCATTTCTTTAGGTACTTTGTTCAGCTTTTGGGCTAGCTTCCTAGCTTGTGCCAATGCAGGTGCTAGGGTGCTATTTTCCATAGGCAGGCACGGTATAGTAAATTCTTCCATGAGCAATGTCCACAAGAATAATAAAACACCTCATATATCAATTGCATTAATTTCACTAATTGCTACAGTAATCCCTATAATTCTAATATGTCTTCATAATGGTATATTTGATATTTATGGTTGGTTGGGAACAATTGCTACTTTCGGTTTTCTTTTTAACTATGCACTTGTTACAATAGCTTCACCAGTATATTTGTACAAGGAAAAAGAACTGAAGCCTAAACATATAATAGTTTCTATAGTAACTTTTATTATACTTTTAATTCCTATTGTAGGAAGTATATATCCACTTCCGGTGTATCCATATAATATTTTTCCATTTATGTTTTTAGCATGGTTAGCTGCGGGTGCCATCTGGTTTTTTATATGTAAGGCTAAAAATCCTAATTTAGTTTCTGATATTGAAGTTAACGTAAAAGATATTAATGAACAATTTAAAATCGATAGAAAGAAAAGTGCAATATAA
- the metK gene encoding methionine adenosyltransferase produces the protein MSRLFTSESVTEGHPDKICDQISDAILDAIIEKDENGRVACETVVNTGIVILVGEISTKAYIDIPKIVRKTISDIGYSNSKFGFDAASCAIITSIDEQSLDIALGVNDSLESRNGEKDNIEAIGAGDQGIVFGFATNETPEYLPLPIVLAHKLAKKLSEVRKSNIIPYLGPDGKTQVTVEYEKGKPVRIDTVLVSSQHEDNVNHDEIEKDIIDKVIKAAIPSGLLDSHTKYLINPTGRFVKGGPEADSGLTGRKIIVDSYGGYGRHGGGAFSGKDPTKVDRSGAYAARWVAKNLVAAGIADKIEIEIAYAIGVASPVSVSVDTFGTGKVISDDQIVEIINEVFDLRPAAIIKELDLRRPIYKNTAAYGHFGRTDIDAPWERFDKVDEIKNIYKKNYQQLVSSF, from the coding sequence ATGAGTAGATTATTTACATCAGAATCCGTTACAGAGGGACATCCAGATAAAATTTGCGATCAAATATCAGATGCCATATTAGATGCCATTATTGAGAAAGATGAGAATGGCAGAGTTGCTTGCGAAACAGTTGTTAATACTGGAATTGTAATTTTAGTGGGGGAGATATCAACTAAAGCCTATATAGACATACCTAAGATAGTGAGAAAAACCATAAGTGATATTGGATATAGTAATTCAAAATTTGGATTTGATGCAGCTAGTTGTGCCATAATAACATCTATAGATGAACAGTCTTTGGATATTGCACTTGGAGTAAATGATTCTCTGGAATCTAGAAATGGTGAAAAAGATAATATTGAGGCAATTGGAGCGGGAGATCAGGGAATAGTGTTTGGATTTGCAACTAATGAAACTCCTGAATATTTACCTCTTCCTATAGTATTAGCTCATAAGCTTGCAAAAAAGCTTTCAGAGGTGAGAAAAAGCAATATAATTCCCTATTTAGGACCTGATGGGAAGACCCAGGTTACAGTAGAGTACGAAAAAGGAAAACCTGTTAGAATAGATACTGTACTTGTATCTTCCCAGCATGAAGATAATGTAAATCATGATGAAATTGAAAAAGATATAATAGATAAAGTTATAAAAGCAGCAATACCAAGTGGGCTTTTAGATTCCCATACAAAATATTTGATTAATCCTACGGGACGATTTGTAAAAGGGGGACCGGAAGCAGATTCCGGACTTACAGGGAGAAAAATAATAGTTGATAGTTATGGAGGATATGGCAGACATGGTGGTGGAGCATTTTCAGGAAAGGATCCCACAAAGGTAGATAGGTCAGGAGCATACGCCGCAAGATGGGTGGCAAAAAATTTAGTGGCAGCAGGTATAGCAGATAAAATTGAAATAGAAATAGCTTATGCCATAGGTGTTGCTTCACCTGTATCTGTAAGTGTAGATACTTTTGGTACAGGTAAAGTGATAAGTGATGATCAAATAGTGGAAATTATAAATGAAGTGTTCGATTTGAGACCAGCTGCTATTATAAAAGAACTTGATTTAAGGAGACCTATATATAAAAATACTGCTGCATATGGACATTTTGGGAGAACTGATATAGATGCTCCTTGGGAAAGATTTGACAAAGTTGATGAAATAAAAAATATTTATAAGAAGAATTACCAACAATTAGTAAGTAGTTTTTAA
- a CDS encoding glutamine synthetase family protein, with product MIDELEKIIKEKGIHTIEVVHADTLGILGAKMIPAKSFLKNYKSGFGVCRASLGWDIQGNLFEGVEITDFNTGCPDVIVKPILSTFREIPWRKGSAFVFGEIYEENGEIFKYAPREILKKLVIRYEQLKYRPLVGVELEFYLLDNERQKLHQGIHTYSLSKGLELEYILGEIRNNLNDIGIELEATHMEYGPAQVEIITEYGDALDAADKTVLLKSIVKEAARKYDLYATFMAKPWTQESGSGFHVHQSLWNLELNKNIFQHDKKIANRYLAGLTNTTSEFMAFTSPSINSYKRFNKYSFAPVSESWGYDNRTVAVRSLLSNGKGSRLEQRIGSSDANPYLAIAASLAGGLYGLENELNLCESTSTDAYLTTEKLLPKNLEQALDKLEKSKIAKKYFNEEFIKLFLAIGRNEINLYEQSVTDWEFNRYLEYS from the coding sequence TTGATAGATGAATTGGAGAAAATAATTAAAGAAAAAGGCATACATACCATAGAAGTTGTGCATGCTGATACTCTTGGAATATTGGGAGCAAAGATGATTCCTGCTAAAAGTTTTTTAAAAAATTATAAAAGTGGTTTTGGAGTATGTAGAGCTTCTTTGGGTTGGGATATACAAGGTAATCTTTTTGAGGGAGTGGAAATTACGGATTTTAATACAGGATGTCCAGATGTAATAGTGAAACCTATACTATCAACATTTAGAGAGATACCATGGAGAAAGGGCAGTGCTTTTGTATTTGGCGAAATTTATGAGGAAAATGGTGAAATTTTTAAATATGCACCTAGAGAGATACTTAAAAAACTTGTTATTAGGTATGAACAGCTTAAATATAGGCCTCTAGTAGGGGTAGAATTGGAGTTTTATCTACTTGATAATGAGAGGCAGAAACTGCATCAAGGAATTCATACCTATTCCTTAAGTAAGGGATTAGAATTAGAATATATCCTTGGAGAAATACGTAATAATTTAAATGACATTGGTATAGAGCTTGAAGCTACCCATATGGAATATGGACCTGCACAAGTTGAGATAATAACTGAATATGGTGATGCTTTAGATGCTGCGGATAAAACTGTACTGCTAAAAAGCATAGTTAAGGAAGCAGCAAGAAAGTATGATCTTTATGCAACGTTTATGGCAAAACCTTGGACTCAAGAGTCTGGAAGTGGATTCCATGTTCATCAGAGTCTATGGAATTTAGAATTAAATAAGAATATATTTCAACATGACAAAAAAATTGCAAATCGATATCTTGCAGGCTTAACCAACACTACCAGTGAATTCATGGCATTTACATCTCCTTCTATTAATTCATATAAAAGATTCAATAAATATTCATTTGCGCCTGTTAGTGAATCTTGGGGGTATGACAATAGGACGGTAGCTGTACGCTCGCTTCTTAGCAATGGGAAAGGTAGTAGATTGGAGCAGAGAATAGGCTCTTCAGATGCAAATCCATATTTAGCAATTGCAGCTAGTCTTGCAGGGGGATTGTATGGATTAGAAAATGAACTTAATTTATGTGAAAGTACCTCTACTGATGCATATTTAACTACTGAAAAATTGTTACCTAAAAATTTAGAACAAGCTTTAGATAAACTTGAGAAGAGCAAAATAGCTAAAAAGTATTTTAATGAAGAATTTATAAAATTGTTTTTAGCAATTGGAAGAAATGAAATAAATCTTTACGAACAATCTGTAACAGATTGGGAGTTTAATAGATATCTTGAATATAGCTAA